The DNA window TATCAAGGAGAAACTCGGAAAGCCTGTGGTGGCCTTCATCGCGGGACAGACGGCGCCTCCCGGCCGACGGATGGGGCATGCCGGCGCGATTATCTCCGGGGGATCGGGAACCGCCGCCGAAAAGATCAAGGCGCTGGAAACGGCCGGCATCCGCGTCGCGCGGTTGCCATCCGAAATCGGCCCCCTCATGAAGAAAGCCTTGCGTATTTAAGGAGGAAGCCGAGTTGGAACGGACCTTAATGATGATCAAGCCGGATGCGGTCCGGCGGAACCTCTGCGGCTGGATCTTGAAAACTGTGGAAGAAGCGGGTCTCAGCATCCGGCAAATGACATTGATTCATCTGACACCGGAAGCGGCAAAGGGTTTCTATCATGTTCACCAAGGGAAACCATTTTTGAACGATCTGGTGGAATATATGTCTTCCGGTCCCATCGTCGTTGCTGTCCTGGAGGGCGAGGGCGCCATCCTGGGGCTGCGAAAAATCGTCGGCGCCACCGATCCGGCAAAAGCTGAACCCGGTACCATCCGGGGTGAGGTGGGGCTCAATGTACAAGAAAACTCGGTTCATGCTTCTGATTCCGAAGCGAGCGCTGTAAGCGAAATCGCTTATTATGGTCTAGATGAGATATGGCGGAAGCCTTAACGATTGACCTGTTTGGAGTTCCCCAAGGGGAGAGCTCCCGGGATGTCAAAATATCGGGTGAGTTGCTGGATGCCCGATTAGAGCAGGTGGAGCTAAAGTCCCCGATTGAGATTCATTTGGATCTCTTTCGCGCCGGTGATTCCATTCGATGCCGCGGGCATTTTGCCTGCAAGATCAGCGTCGTCTGCTCACGGTGTTTGGAAACCGGTGATCGATTTATCGAGGGTGACTTCGATTTTTATTGTCAAAGAAGTGAAGGGGAATTATCAGAGGAGGATGGTCAATCCCTGGAAGACAGCGGATTGATTTTCCATGATGGGATGGTTCTGAATCTCTATGAGGAGATTCGCCAAACGATACTCTTGGAATTGCCCTGGAATCCCGTTTGCGCTGACAATTGCCGCGGGTTATGTTCCCGCTGCGGAAAAAACCTCAATCAGGGTGCGTGTGGTTGCCGGCCGGGCCCGGTTGAGTCACGCTGGACGGCTCTCGAGAAGCTGCGCGAGGAAGACCGGCAATAAAGAGGAGTTGGTTTCATGGCGTTACCGAAAAGAAGACATTCAAATACCCGGCAGAGGAAGCGCCGGACGCATTGGAAATTGGCTCGGCCGAGCACATCGAGCTGCGCACGGTGTGGACAGCCCAAACGGTCGCACCGCATCTGTCCTCATTGTGGCTACTACCGGGGGCAGGAAATGGTTGTTGTTTCGACATAGATTGAAGAGCTATGCCGAGTCACACCAAACACCTTGATTTCCAAGGAACCCGTGTATGACCAAGCTCTTGCGAATCGGTGTCGACGCCATGGGGGGAGATCATGCTCCCGAAAGGATCGTTCGTGGAGCCGTTGAAGCGGCCCGCGCTCATGAAAATGAGTGGCAGGTTGTTCTCATTGGCGACCGTGAGGCGATCCGGCCTCATTTAGAGGCTCTCAAGGCCGACGAAAAGAAAATCGCCATCGTCCACACGACTCAGAAGGTCGAGATGTCGGATCGTGCGGTTGAGGCCATCCGGCGCAGCCCAGACGCCTCGATTGTGGTGGCGTCCCGGCTGCTCCGGAAAGGGGAACTTGATGCCGTTGTCAGCGCCGGCAATACAGGCGGTGTTGTGGCATCATCCCTTCTCAACCTGGGTCGGATCCCCGGAGTCCTTAGACCGGCCATCGCGGTCATCGTCCCGACACCGAAGGGTCATTGCGTTCTGCTGGATGCGGGAGCGAATTCCGATTGCCGGCCGGTTCATCTTCTGCAATTCGCGATCATGGGCCGGGTTTACGCCAAGTATCTATTCGGTGTCGACAAACCACGTATCGGGCTCCTGAATATCGGCGAGGAGAGTTCAAAGGGGAACGATCTGACGCAGCAGACTTTCGTATTGCTGGATGAGAACAAAGAAAAGTTAAACTTCATCGGCAATGTGGAAGGAAGGGATGTTCTGCGGGGAACGGCTGAGGTTGTCGTCTGCGACGGATTTGTTGGAAATGTTATTCTGAAGTTTGCCGAATCGGTTCTTGGTCTGGTTATTGAAACCACCCGGCGGGAACTGCAAAACAATCTCAAGCTTCAAATCGGCGCTTTGCTGATGAAACCGGTGATCTCCCGTATCCGGTCCCGGTTTAATTATGAGGAATACGGGGGAGCGCCTCTTCTGGGAGTCAATGGGATCACCGTTATCGCGCATGGTAGCTCCTCAGTGACGGCTATTCGGAATGCGGTAGAGACGGCCGCGCGCTCCGCACGACTCAGGATTCAGGACCTCATTAGAGAGGAGATCCAGGGTGAGCCCAATGCCCGCGAAGCAGCCGGTTAAAAATGTACAAATTGTTGGAACTGGGTCTTATGTGCCCGAGCGAGTCCTGACGAATGCTGATCTCGAAAAAATTGTGGATACGACCGATGAATGGATCGTGACCCGGACCGGTATCCACGAACGCCGGATCAGCTCTCCCGAACAGGCCTCATCTGATCTGGCCGAGATGGCCAGCCGCCGCGCCCTCGAGGATGCCGGCATCGATCCGCTGGAACTCGACGCGATTATTGTCGCGACGGTGACCCCCGATCATTTTTTCCCCAATGCAAGTTGTCTTTTACAATACAAGCTTGGTGCAAATAACGCCCTGGCCTTTGACGTTTCGGCCGCCTGTTCGGGATTTCTTTACGCCCTCCATGTGGGGCGGTGCATTATCATGGCGCAGGAGATGAAGACCGTCCTTGTTATTGGCGTCGAGTCGCTATCGAAAATTACAGATTATACAGATAGGACCACCTGTATTCTATTCGGCGACGGCGCCGGGGCTGCTGTTCTGCGGCCGGGACCGCCCGAGACGGGAATTCTGGGAACGATCCTTGGCGCCGACGGATCCTTCGGCCCTCTGATTCAGCAGATCGCCGGTGGCAGCCGGGTTCCCTGGTCTCAAGAGGCTCTGGACAACCGTCTTCAATATCTTAAAATGCGGGGCAATGAAGTTTTCAAGATTGGTGTCCGCGCCATGGAGAATGCTTGCCGGCAGGTCTTGGATAAGACCGGGTTGACCACGAAGGATGTTGATATCCTCATACCGCATCAAGCGAATATTCGGATCATCGAAGCACTGGCCAAGCGGCTCGAAATTGCCCATCATAAGGTCATCATCAATATAGATCATTACGGCAATACATCGGCCGCATCGGTTGCCATCGGTTTGGATGAAGGCCGGCGTTCCGGAAAAATTAAATCAGGAGATACGGTCCTCACCGTCGCCTTCGGCGGAGGCGTCACCTGGGCGTCCAGTGTCATTAGGTGGGCCTAATGATCGATCAAAAAGGAATCGTCTTTCTTTTTCCCGGGCAGGGATCCCAACGCGTCGGAATGGGATTGGATCTCGTTGAGACCGTCCCGGACGCCCGCAAGATCTTTGATAAAGCCGATGAAATCCTCGGCTTCTCGCTTTCAAAGCTTTGTTTTGAAGGCCCCGAGGAAGAGCTTAAACATACCCAGGTAACCCAACCGGCTCTCTTTGTCCATTCCATGGCGACTCTGGCCGCGATGGAGATCCAGCCGGAAGAGGGATCGGCCGTCGCCGGGCACAGTCTCGGGGAATGGACGGCCGCGGTCGCCTCAGGGGCGATTGATTTTGAGGATGGGCTCCGCCTTGTCCGGCGCCGCGGGGAGTTGATGGAGAAGGCGGGCGCTGAGCAATCCGGAACGATGGCCGCCATTCTGGGGCTTTCCAGGGATACGATTGAGGAAGTTTGTGCAGGGACCCCTGGGTCCGTCGTGGTTGCCAACCTGAATTCTCCCAAGCAGATCGTTATATCTGGAGAGGTCGCCGCGGTCGAAGCGGCTATGGAGAAAGCTCGGGAGGCGGGGGCGAAGAGGGTTATTCCCCTCTCCGTCGGGGGCGCCTTTCATTCACCTCTTATGGGATCTGCCGCGGAAGGTCTCAAGGAAGCCCTGGATGGGGTCTTTGTCCGGCGGGCCAGAGTCCCGATCATGGCCAATGTTTCCGGAAGATTTGTTCAGGAACCGGCGGATATTCGCAAGGCGATGACAGATCAACTTCTCAACGCGGTGCAATGGGATGCCTCGATGAGGAATCTTTTGGAGTGGGGCGGAAGATTATTTCTTGAGATTGGATCGGGTCGTGTATTATCTGGCCTTCAACGGCAAATTCATGGCGAGGACCTCAGCTTGGCTGTTGGAGATGTGAGTAGTCTTGTGGTTTGGCGAACCCGTTCTCAGGACCTCCAATCCGCGAAAGGGACAAGCAGATGACGGCGTCATTGGAAGGACGGGTGGCGGTGGTGACCGGTGGAAGCCGGGGGATCGGACGCGCCATATCGCTTGAATTAGCTCATCTTGGGGCTGATGTTGTCTTAATGGATCGGACGGGAGATCCTGAAGGCCAAACAGTCAAGGATATCCGGGCCCTCGGCCGGAAGTGCCGGCACATTGCCTGTGATGTTTCCAGGGGCGCCTCGGTGGAGGAAGCTGCAGCGAAGGCCAGAGAATCACTTGGACCGGTGCAGATTCTGGTCAACAATGCTGGAATCACCAGGGATCAACTGGCTGTAAGGCTCAGCGAAGAGGACTGGGATAAAGTCCTGGATATCAATCTCAAGGGGGCCTTTCTCTGCTGCAAGGCCTTCGCCCGGGATATGATGAAGGCCCGCTGGGGGCGGATCATCAATATCTCCTCGGTTGTCGGCCAGCGAGGAAATGTCGGGCAAGTTAATTATGCGGCCGCAAAGGCGGGAATGATCGGTTTATCCCGCAGTCTGGCCCGTGAGCTCGCGGGCCGGGGAATCACCGTGAATGTGGTGGCGCCCGGATTTATCGAAACAGCAATGACCGACGCCATCGGGGAGAAGGCCCGGGAGGCTCTTCTTCCCTTGATCCCCATCTCCCGTTTGGGGAAATGTGAGGATGTCGGGTCGGCCGTTGGTTTTTTCGCTTCAGATCAAGCCGGCTATATTACCGGACAGGTCCTGAATGTGGATGGCGGTATGGTTATGTCCTAGGAGGCGGTGCTGTATCGCCTTTCTGGGGTTGGTAGGGGAATCGAGACTCAATAGAGGTGCGGAGGAATGGTCATGGACGATTTCGAACAAAAAATCAAAGACATCATCGTTGAACAGCTGGGCGTCTCACCGGAGCAGGTGACCCCGGAAGCATCCTTCATCGATGATTTGGGGGCTGACTCCCTGGATACGGTGGAATTGGTTATGGCGCTCGAGGAGGCTTTTAAACTCGAAATCCCCGATGAAGATGCAGAGAAAATGGAGAAGGTCGGAGACGCACTCGAATATGTTCGGGAACGCGCAAAGTAGGTG is part of the Candidatus Eisenbacteria bacterium genome and encodes:
- the rpmF gene encoding 50S ribosomal protein L32, yielding MALPKRRHSNTRQRKRRTHWKLARPSTSSCARCGQPKRSHRICPHCGYYRGQEMVVVST
- a CDS encoding ketoacyl-ACP synthase III; translated protein: MPAKQPVKNVQIVGTGSYVPERVLTNADLEKIVDTTDEWIVTRTGIHERRISSPEQASSDLAEMASRRALEDAGIDPLELDAIIVATVTPDHFFPNASCLLQYKLGANNALAFDVSAACSGFLYALHVGRCIIMAQEMKTVLVIGVESLSKITDYTDRTTCILFGDGAGAAVLRPGPPETGILGTILGADGSFGPLIQQIAGGSRVPWSQEALDNRLQYLKMRGNEVFKIGVRAMENACRQVLDKTGLTTKDVDILIPHQANIRIIEALAKRLEIAHHKVIINIDHYGNTSAASVAIGLDEGRRSGKIKSGDTVLTVAFGGGVTWASSVIRWA
- the fabG gene encoding 3-oxoacyl-[acyl-carrier-protein] reductase; this encodes MTASLEGRVAVVTGGSRGIGRAISLELAHLGADVVLMDRTGDPEGQTVKDIRALGRKCRHIACDVSRGASVEEAAAKARESLGPVQILVNNAGITRDQLAVRLSEEDWDKVLDINLKGAFLCCKAFARDMMKARWGRIINISSVVGQRGNVGQVNYAAAKAGMIGLSRSLARELAGRGITVNVVAPGFIETAMTDAIGEKAREALLPLIPISRLGKCEDVGSAVGFFASDQAGYITGQVLNVDGGMVMS
- the plsX gene encoding phosphate acyltransferase PlsX, coding for MRIGVDAMGGDHAPERIVRGAVEAARAHENEWQVVLIGDREAIRPHLEALKADEKKIAIVHTTQKVEMSDRAVEAIRRSPDASIVVASRLLRKGELDAVVSAGNTGGVVASSLLNLGRIPGVLRPAIAVIVPTPKGHCVLLDAGANSDCRPVHLLQFAIMGRVYAKYLFGVDKPRIGLLNIGEESSKGNDLTQQTFVLLDENKEKLNFIGNVEGRDVLRGTAEVVVCDGFVGNVILKFAESVLGLVIETTRRELQNNLKLQIGALLMKPVISRIRSRFNYEEYGGAPLLGVNGITVIAHGSSSVTAIRNAVETAARSARLRIQDLIREEIQGEPNAREAAG
- the acpP gene encoding acyl carrier protein, which produces MDDFEQKIKDIIVEQLGVSPEQVTPEASFIDDLGADSLDTVELVMALEEAFKLEIPDEDAEKMEKVGDALEYVRERAK
- the ndk gene encoding nucleoside-diphosphate kinase codes for the protein MMIKPDAVRRNLCGWILKTVEEAGLSIRQMTLIHLTPEAAKGFYHVHQGKPFLNDLVEYMSSGPIVVAVLEGEGAILGLRKIVGATDPAKAEPGTIRGEVGLNVQENSVHASDSEASAVSEIAYYGLDEIWRKP
- the fabD gene encoding ACP S-malonyltransferase, translated to MIDQKGIVFLFPGQGSQRVGMGLDLVETVPDARKIFDKADEILGFSLSKLCFEGPEEELKHTQVTQPALFVHSMATLAAMEIQPEEGSAVAGHSLGEWTAAVASGAIDFEDGLRLVRRRGELMEKAGAEQSGTMAAILGLSRDTIEEVCAGTPGSVVVANLNSPKQIVISGEVAAVEAAMEKAREAGAKRVIPLSVGGAFHSPLMGSAAEGLKEALDGVFVRRARVPIMANVSGRFVQEPADIRKAMTDQLLNAVQWDASMRNLLEWGGRLFLEIGSGRVLSGLQRQIHGEDLSLAVGDVSSLVVWRTRSQDLQSAKGTSR
- a CDS encoding DUF177 domain-containing protein, which codes for MAEALTIDLFGVPQGESSRDVKISGELLDARLEQVELKSPIEIHLDLFRAGDSIRCRGHFACKISVVCSRCLETGDRFIEGDFDFYCQRSEGELSEEDGQSLEDSGLIFHDGMVLNLYEEIRQTILLELPWNPVCADNCRGLCSRCGKNLNQGACGCRPGPVESRWTALEKLREEDRQ